The Lichenihabitans psoromatis genomic interval GCATAATCGAGCGCAGCTTCGGTGATGGCCCAGAAATCGACGTAGCGGCCCATGAGGACGCGCACCCAGCTATATTCGAGCTGTTTCTGTCGCCAGAGCTCGGACAGCCTGTCGGTTTGCGCGCCGATCTCGCCGCGCAACGGGATGACGGCCGCATGGACGTCGAACAGGGTCCCATAGGCGTCGAAGACGAACAGACGAGGCATGGCGTTCAGGCCTTTGCTTTGACGAACCGGCGCGGCAGGCCGGGCAATTTCACCTGCAGCACCCAGAGGGCGCCCAGCAAGGTGACACCATAGAGTGCGGCGGCCGGCATGCCGATCAACAACAGCGAAAGTTCTCCGCGTGTCGTCAGATGTCGCGCATAATCTTCAATCGACGGCGCCGCGAGCACGATGAACGCGCCGAGCGCGAGGCATCCGACATCGACCGCCACGGCGACGCGCGCCAGCGTCTCATCGAGCCGCATGGTGCCTTTCAGGCTCGCGAGCGTGACGAGGATCAGGAGGTTGATCCAGGCCCCGACGGCGGTGGCGGTCGCGAGGCCGACGGCCCCGAGCGGCTTGTAGAGCAGCAGTTTCAGCGCGAGATTGAGGGCCACGGCCGCCAGGGAGGCGATCATCGGCGTGGTCGTATCGCCTCTCGCCTGGAAGCTCGCGACGGCCGAGCGGATCAGCACGATCGGCAGAAGGCCGATCCCATAGGCGGCCAAGACCGCGGCAGAGGCTGCGGCATCCGCCGCCGTGAATTGGCCGCGCTGAAAGACGCCTTGCATGATCTCGCGCGGCATCAGCATGAACATCAGAAAGAACGGCGCCGAGAGCGCCAAGGTCAGCGCCATGGTGCGGTTTTGCACGTGTAGCGCGGCGCCAGCATCGCCTTGCGCCAGCCGCCGGCTCATTTCGGGCAGCAGCACCGTGCCGGCCGCGATCCCGATCACGCCGATCGGCAGCTGATAGATGCGCTCGGCATAGTAGATTGACGACGGGCCGCCGGTCGGCAGCATCGATGAGATGATCGTATCGGCGAAGATGGCGATTTGAACGCCGGCGGAGCCGATGACGGCGGGGCCGAGCGCCCGAAAAAATCGGCGCACGTCCGTGCTCCAACGCGGCCTGACAAGCTTTTCCATCACTCCGGCGCGGCGGGCCGCCACCAGCATCATGACGAGTTGCAGCACACCCGAGACCGTGACGCCGACGCTTGCGGCGATCCCGGCATTTGGAAACAGGAATGCCACGCCGAGGAACATCACCATGACGACGTTCAGCAGCACCGGCGCGAAAGCGGCGGCCGTGAAGCGGCGATTGGCGTTCAACGTGCCGGACTGAAGCGTCACCAAGGTGACGCAGAGCAGATATGGGAATGTGATGCGGGTCATGCTGATCGCATGATCCATCTTGGTCGGATCGCTTTCGAAGCCAGGCGCCAGCAGACGCACGAGCTCCGGCGTGAACGCCATGGCCAGAACCAGCAGCACGATCTGTGAAGCGAGCAGAATTGTGAAGATCTGGCTCGCAAACGTCTTGGCTCGCTCCGGCCCTTCCGTCTCCAGCACGCGGGAGTAGGACGGCACGTAAGCCGAATTGAACGCGCCTTCCCCAAAAATGGCGCGGAAATGATTGGGAAGGCGGAACGCCACCACGAAGGCGTCGGCGACGCCGCCGGCGCCAAGGATCGCGCTGAGCGCGACGTCCCGCAGGAAGCCGGTTCCACGCGACAGGATGGTCAGGCCACCGACCGAGAGCAGACTTCTATACATCGGTGACACGATGCGTGACGAGGTTCGCCATGGCGGGCCGTAACAGGACGACTGTCCGGGCTCGCTCCGCTGCGCCCCTGCGGGGCCGTGTCGACGTCATCCGGCTTGATCCACTATTCATGATGCGAAAACGCATTCGCGACGGACGCGAAGGCGTTTTGCGTGACTGTCGCCTCGGAGCCCGCACAACGACGTCGCGGGCCTGCCGAGGTTTGCGCGATCCATGCTTAACGGAACGCTTTCAACAAGGACTTAAACGGCCCGAACCGCAACGGTCGAGCCGAACATCAGCCTTTTACTTGACGGCGGCTGCGTGCATTTCCTCGACGTGTTCCCAATTGATCAGGTTCTCGACGAAGGCCTTGAGGTAATCGGGGCGGCGATTGCGGAAATCGATGTAATAGGAGTGCTCCCACACGTCGACACCGAGGATCGGCTTAGCGCCGTGAACCAGCGGGTTCTCGCCGTTTGCGGTCTTTGAAACTTCGAGCTTGCCATCCTTGACGGTCAGCCAAGCCCAGCCCGAACCAAATTGGGTGGTACCAGCCTGGATAAAGGCTTCGGTGAATTTATCGTAGGAGCCGAAGCTCTCGTCGATGGCCTTGGCGATCGACGCCGGGGGCTTGCCGCCACCGTTCGGCTTCATCCACTTCCAAAAATGGATGTGATTGTAATGCTGGCCGGCATTGTTGAAGAGAGCGGCGTTCTTGCCGAACGATCCAACCACGACCTCTTCGACAGACTTGTCTTCGAACTCGGTGCCCTTCAGCAGGTTATTGCCGTTGGTGACGTAAGCCTGGTGGTGCTTATCGTGATGAAATTCCAGGGTTTCCTTCGACATGTAAGGCGCCAACGCGTCATGCGCGTAGGGCAGCTCCGGGAGGGTGAAAGCCATTTGAAACTCCTTGGTTGACGCGGAAGAGGGCCGAAACGGCCCCCTGCGCGACGGGCATGAAACTAGCGGCTGTTTGAAAAGGAGCAACCATGAAGGTGCGTGACGGGAACCGCTCGTCAGCACAATGATTTTACTTACTCTTTGAAACCCGCTTATTGTTTTTTTCGTGCTGGGCGGACGCTTCGGTAGCATGGGCGTTCACGAACCATGCTGAGACGGATCGACGGGAATGGATGACGCTTGATGACACTTGGGATTTACGTGCTCGGCCTTTTGCTCGTGGTCATCGGTGTGATTTGCGTCGCCAATGGCGCGCCGATCATCCGCCTCGAACAAGGTTGGGCCGAGGTGATCGCCGGATCTGTCATCGTGTCGGGCGGTTGTGTCACATTCGCGATCGCGGTTTTGGCGACGCGGCTCGACTCGCTTCGAGTTTTGCTGACCGCAACCGCTCCCGCCGCGATGCTCGTGGCGGAGCGCGGGGAAGACCGTACGGTCGATCGGGATCTGTCCCAGGACGACACCCTGTTCTCGCCCCGCCGGCCCGATCCGATTTTGGCCAACGACGATGCAGCACCGCGTCCCGACCCGCTCCGCCGCTGGGAGCCTGAGCCGCCGACTGTTGCGGAGCCGATCCGGCTTGAGGAACAGGCACGCCACGACGACCACGCGCGCCTTCTCGAGCCGAGCCGATCCGATATGTCGGTGAGCGAGCTGCCCGGTGACGCAGACGCTGAACGAGAGCCGCCGCATCAGGATGAGCAGCGCCTTGTCGCTGAGCCCGTGGCCGCACTTGAGGCCGCGCCCGTGCTTCGACCCGATTGGGACAACGCGGGCGTTCAGGACGCACCACAGCCGCGTCGTACATCGCGTTTTATGTCGACCATTATGGAACGCGCCGACGCGCTGCGGAAACGCAATCCGTTCGAGCGTCCGGCTCCTGCGATTTCAGATCGGCCATCCGCCGTGCAGCCTGTGCTGGTCCCCATGCACGATACGATGCTGTCCGACGCGCCGGCACGAACCTCGATTGATCTCTCATCCGGCTGGCCAGACCTTTCCCAAGATGGGCATCGGTTGCAGACGGGCGAGAGCGAGGATCGTTTCGAGGCGTTGGCTCATCCCCACGAGCATGAGGCTCACGGCCATGAGGCTCACGGCCATGACGCTCACGAGCATGAGGCTCACAGCTTCGACGCGCATGAGGGCGGGGCCGAGCCGCGCGATGACGACGGACTAGCGACGCATCCGGATCAGGACCACCCAGTCGATAATGGTCACGACCTCGAGCATGAGCCAAGGACCTATGGCGAGCCGGACCCGCATGAGACCGAGGAGCGCGTAGAGACGGGGTCGTCTTATCCCGATCTTCAGCATCACGAGCCTCTCCAGGCTGAGGCCGAGACGAACGAAGCCGACGTCGCCCCGCACCCGCTCAGCCCGACGATCGTTGGCCGCTACAATGCCGGCTCGGCCTCGTACGTGATGTATTCGAACGGAATGATCGAGGTCGAAACCGACACGGGCGTCCACCAATTCGGCTCGATGCAGGAGCTGAAAGCCTTCATCGAGCAACAGGACGTCAACCGCGCTTAACGCGTGGGCGCAGCGGCCGACACGCAAGTCATCGCAAAGGCATATTCGAGCGCGATCTCTTCCAGCCTATCGAACCGGCCGGAGGCGCCCCCATGTCCGGCTTCCATGTTGGTTTTCAGCAGGATCGGACCACCCGATGCGGTCGCGCGCAGCTTTGCGACCCATTTTGCCGGCTCCCAATAGGTCACCCTTGGGTCGGTGAGGCCGCCTAACGCCAGAATCGGCGGATAGGGCCGGGGCGCGACATTGTCGTAGGGCGAATAGGATCGGATCGTGTCGAAGGCCGTCCGGTCGAGGATGGGATTGCCCCATTCAAGCCATTCGGGCGGCGTCAGTGGAAGGTCCGCGTCGAGCATCGTGGTCAGCACGTCGACGAATGGAACATCCGCGATGATGCCGGCGAACAGACCCGGCGCCATATTGGCGACCGCGCCCATCAACATGCCGCCCGCGCTGCCGCCCTGGGCGACGATGCGGCCACGAGCCGTGTAGCCTGCTTCAATCAGGTGATGAGCTGCCGCTATGAAATCATTGAATGTGTTCGGCTTATTGGCCAGCTTGCCCTTGGTGTACCAGGCCCAACCTTTGTCGGTACCACCCCGGATATGTGCGATCGCAAACACGAATCCGCGATCGACGAGCGACAAACGGTTGGCTCCGAAGGCGGCCGGAATGGCATAGCCGTAGGCGCCATAACCATAGAGTAACAGCGGCGCCGAGCCATCGAGTGGCGTATCCTTCCGATACAGAAGCGAAACCGGAACCGTCTCGCCATCGGCTGCTGTCGCGAAGACGCGGCGGCTCACATATTGCTCGGGATCGTGCCCGGACGGCAGTTCGCGCCGCTTCCGAAGAATGCGACGCCGCTCACCCATATCGTAATCGAACACCTCGTCCGGCGTCGTCAGAGACGAGTAGGAAAATCGAATCGTCTGGGTGTCCTGCTCGGCGACATCACCGAGGCCGAGATAATAGGCATCCTCGTCGAAATGGATCGAATGTTCCTCGCCGCTCTCGATGGTACGAACGACGATCCGAGGAAGACCATTTTCGAGCTCTAAACGAACCAGGTGATCGCGATAGACATCCGCATGGAGAAGCAGTCGACCGGCCCGATGCGGCACGAGATCCACCCAATCGGCTCTCCCGTCGCAGGATAGGGGCGCCTCGACGATCTTGAAATCTTCGGCGCCATCGGCGTTGGTGCGAATGAAGAGACGGTCGTGACGCTGATCGACGTCGTAGCGGAGGCCGGGCTCTCTCGCGGCGATGAGGTGACGCGAGACCGCGCCCATCACGCTCAAGTCGACGAGGTGGTTTTCGGTCGCATCATGGCCGTGAACCGAAATGACCGCGAACTGGCCGGATCGCAGACGTTCGATCGAAACAAACCAACCGGGGTCCGGCTCATGGAAAACGAGATCGTCGACGTCACCGCTGCTGCCGAGCCGGTGGCGATAAACGCTGCTGGCGCGATGGTTATCGTCCATCCGCACGTAGAGGAAGGAAGCGCAATCGGCGAACCAAACGGCATTGCCGTCCGTCTGCGGCACCCGATCGGCAAGATCGCTGCCGGCTTCGATGTCACGCACCTGTAGGGTGAACAACTCTGATCCTTTGAGGTCCGCGCTCCAGGCAAGCAGCCGATGGTCCGGCGAATGCTGCGCTGCCCCGATTTCGAAGAACGGATGCCCTTCTGCGAGAACATCGCCATCCAGCAAAATCGTCTCGTCGACCTCGGTATCGCGCGGGCGTCGACACACAATCTCATGCTGTCCATTATCGCGGTGGCGAACGTAATAGTCGAAAGGCCCATCCGAGACCGGAACGTCGCTGTCGTCTTCCTTGATGCGCGCGCGCATTTCGGCGATCAAGCTTGTCTGCAAATCGCTCGTCGGCGCCAGAACAGCATCCGCATAAGAGTTTTCGCGATCGAGCATGGCCTTGATGTCCGTCGGCAGGGCAGAGGGTTTGCGGAGCACCTCCTGCCAGTTCGACGCCTTCAACCACGCATAGGGATCATCCAATTCGAGGCCGTGCACGATCGTGAGGCTCGATCGCCGTTCGGCGGGAGCCGGCGGCTGGGCAGATGCGAAGGGGGGCTCGCTTGTCAGGGCTGTCAAGGGATGATCCGGGTCACGAGGTGGCGCATCGGCTGTATTGATCCGGCCGACAGGATCGACGGCAGACGTCTCATGAGAGGTAGCTAATGCCTGTGATCTGAGCCGACAAGGCAATCTGGTTCGGGATCCTTTGCCAGCAGAACGACGGGCGGCTTGAAGCCGCGATCAGCTTCATTGACTTGTTAGCGATTACCGGCGATATCGCAAAAGTTGTTCGATCAATTTTATGGATCGCAATGCCTAACCTTTGTCTTTCCCAATACCGCAAGAGATGTTTCCCGTGACAGGAAAGCCTGATTCTGGCGAAGTCTTGCTCCTCGCCGCAGATATAATTTCCGCATATGTCAGCAATAATGCTGTTCAAGCGAGTGAATTACCTAACGTCATCTCTGTCGTGCATACGGCGCTGCGAAGACTTGGGACGCCTGATGTATCGACGCCGCTGCAACCGGAGGTCTTGAGACCCGCGGTTTCGATTAGGCGGTCGATTACACCGGATTACCTGATCTGCCTCGAAGACGGGAAGAAGTTCAAATCGCTCAAGCGGCATCTTCGCACGCATTACGAAATGTCGCCGGAAGATTATCGCGCCAAGTGGAACCTCCCCTCGGATTATCCGATGGTCGCGCCCGCTTATGCGCGGGAGCGGTCGCAACTCGCCAAGGAAATGGGTCTCGGTCAACAGCGTCGCTTGAAGAACCGCTGAGCCGCTGACCTTAATGGTGAACGGCTGCTTCGGCGCCAAGCGCCTGAGCCGCATCGCGCTTGATGCGGTCCACCATGGCCCGCACGCCATTCGATCGCTGCGGGGTTAAATGTTCGGTCAGACCGAGACGAGCATAGACCTCTGCGGCGTCGAGGGCGAGAATATCGCGCGCGGCCCGGCCCGAATAGAGCGCCAAGGTGATGGCGATGAGACCTTTGACGATGTGGGCGTCGCTATCGCCCCGAAACGTCAAAATCGGCGCATCGCCCTCGTGGCCCACGGCGGTCTCGAGCCAAACCTGACTGGCGCAGCCTTTCACGCGGTTGGCTTCGGAATGCGCGTCCGTGGGGAGCGGGTCAAGGTCGCGCCCAAGCTCGATCACGTAGCGATAGCGTTCTTCCCAATCGTCGATGAAGGCGAAGTTCTGTTCGATGTCGTCAATGCTCGGCATATCGATCCAACTATCGGTCGCGTCTCGTTCTGTCGGCAGCCTGGTCGGTTCGCAGCAGCGTACTGACCGTCCTGGTACCTTCACGGAACATAGGGTTGCGTCGGCAGGATCACCACCGTCCGATTAGCGCACCGCGCTTTCGTTTCGGGCCGTCAGCACAGGACCGGCCCATCCGCGCTGGCGGTCGGACGCCGTCAACGTATCGCGGGACGACGTGCGGATCGCGCCCGTCGCCAGGGCTCTCGCCGCGGCGCCCATCGATTCGGGGATGATCGTCCCGGTCACCCATCCGGCGCAGGCGGCAGGTGCGACGCGACACGCGCGATCGAGCGACCTCGCCGCAAACTGGCCGGCCTCGCTCGCCGATGTAGCGACCACGTCGGAGGGCCGGGGTGCGTTCGGCAGGAGCGACACGACGATCCCGATGCAGATCGCCGAACGAACGAGGAAAAACATGAAACAGGCGCTCCGCAGCATGCCGATGGTCGGTTGCGTCACTCATCAATAAACGAAGCGGCCAAAGGTCTCCTCAAACCTTTGAGTCGAATGGTTCGGGAAGCCGTATCGCTTCCTTAACCTTAACGGCGGGAGATCGAGATGCGAGATTGGCGTCGCGATGCGAGTGGTGTTTCTGTTGGTTGGTCGGCTAAGTCAGTGCAAGATCGAATTATGAACACTGACCAAGCCCGCTTCAGTCAAGCCATCACCGAGGCCGCGAACCGCGCTGAGGCGACGGCTCTGCTGATCAGGGCAGGGTATCGAGTCTATCGGCCAGAGGCAGATATTGAAGGCGAGGATTTGGTTATCCGCGTCCCGGCTGAGACTGCGCTCCTGACCGGTGAGCTTCGCGGTGTTCAGCTCAAGGGCCGGCCCGTCGTTGACGAACGGCGCTATGGCGGCCGCGATCTTTGGATGCTGTTCCCATCAACAAGATACAATGCGGAGGTCGCTCGCGAGTGGTTTCTGGTTCCGCACGATCATCTTTTCGCTTGGGTTGAAAATCGCCATGGCTCCGCTCCCAAGTGGGATCGTTACTGGAGCTACCCGTCGATCTCAAAGCCGCTAGCGAGCTTTCTTGCGGAGTACGTGGTAAAACCCCTGGATCCGAACGGCATGCGCTTCGTGGAGACGGGCGAAAGCGCAACCATCACTGACGTCGATGGCAATCCGGTCAATTTCGACGAGCGCATCGGATAAATTGCACACCGAGACACTACCGGATCGTCGCATTACTTGCGTTTGCTCGCCGTCTCGCGGTTGTATTTAGGGTTCGCTTAAGGCCGGCCCCCCATAGTGCTCTCAAGACGCAGCGTCGATTGCACGTGGCGTGCGGAGCGTGGCGTGACCGTTCTATTGAGCTTGCTGAATCATATCGACCGGCTCGTCCATCCCGACGCTCGCGCTTCCGAGGTCGAGCGTGTGCGGCATGGCTCTTTCATCGCCACCCGCCTTGGCCTGTTCCTCGCCGCCATCGTCATGGTCCCAATCGGCCTCGCGTCCGGCCATGTCCCGACCCTGTGGGATGCGCTCGTGCTGGCGTGGCTGACGCTGCCCTTGGTGGCCGTGGGCTACGTTTCGAGAACCGGCCGTTTAAGGCAGGCGGAAGTGGCGTGCCTGATCACCTGGGCCGGCTTTGCGGTCACGGCTTGTTTCGCCGGCGGTCTCAGTCTCTATGGCGCCTATGCGTTGCTTCTTCTGATCCCGCTCGAGGCGACATTTGGGTCCGATCCGCGCCTCGTTCGTTTCGCTCTGATCGGTACCGCGCTGGTCGGGTTGGGGCTTGCGATCGCGGCTCGATCGGGGGCTGTGGCCGATCTCGGTGCCGATATTCCCGTCACCGACGCGATCATCGTCGGTCCGGCGCTGGCCTATTGCATCGTGCTGGCGCTGGTGGCGTCGTCGCTCCAGCGTTTGCGCGATCGGCTGCACGGTCTCGGTGAGCAGCGTTACAAAGTATTGTCCGAAGCGATCGGCGATCTCCTGCTTCGGTACGATCGGGCTGGCGGCGTCTTGATGGCCAGCCGCGAAGCCGAACAACTTTTCGGCATCCGACCGCGCGACCTTCTCGGCCGCGGGTTCTTCGAGCGGGTGCATGTCGCTGATCGCCCCGCCTTTCTGAAGCTGTTCAGCGATGCCGGCACTTTCGGCGGCAATGTGTCTGCGCGCTTGCGCTTACGCACATCGTTGGTGGATGGCGATGCTGCCCGACGCGACACGCCGGTCTTCGCCTGGATCGAGGTCCGCGCACGGCGCTCCGACACGTGCGAGCAGGCCGCGAGCCCGGCCGATCCAAGCATCATCGCGATCGTGCGGGACATCACGGCGCAGGTTCAGCACGAGCAGACGATCCAGCAAGCGCGCGCCGAGGCCGAGCGTGCCAATAGCTGGAAGGATGGTTTCCTCGCCAATGTCAGCCATGAACTCCGTACCCCGCTCAATGCCATCATCGGTTTCTCCGAAATGCTATCCAGCGAGGCCTTGACGCCGCGCGATCCACGGAAGCAGCGGGAATATGCCGGCATCATCACGACCTCGGGTCATCATCTCCTGTCGGTCGTCAATTCGCTGCTCGACATTTCGAAAATCGAAGCGGGTCGCTTCGATCTCGAGCCCGAGGCGTTCGACGTCGCCGATCTAATTCGCACCTGTTCCGACATGATCGGGCTGAAGGCCGAGCAGGCCGGCGTCTCGATCGCGCAGGACACGTCGGGCTTCAGCGGTGCGATCGTCGCGGACCAACGCGCCTGCCGGCAGATCGTGATCAATCTTCTGTCCAACGCTTTGAAGTTCACGCCGCGCGGCGGTCAGGTGACGATCACGGCCAAGCCGCAAGGCACATCGGTGCTGATCGTCGTGGCCGATACCGGGATCGGCATTGCGGCGCGCGACCTGGCCCGGTTGGGCAACGCGTTTTTCCAGGCGAAGTCCGGCTACGATCGTCCTTATGAGGGAACCGGACTCGGCCTGTCGGTCGTGCGTGGCCTCGTCGGTCTGCATGGTGGCACCATCGCGGTCGAGAGCGCGCTCGGGGAGGGAACCCGCGTCTCCGTTCGCTTGCCCCTCGATTGCCGGATTGTGGGCGCAGGCCTCGGCGCCGCCACGATCGAAACCGTTCCGCGCTACGCGAAATCCCCCGTGTCGGCCGTCATGACCGATCTCCCGAAGGTGCAGAAAATTGCGTGAAGCCACCATGTCCGATCTTGGGGCGTCTCGACCCCGCAAGGCCTCCGGCAAGGGCGGGACATCCGCTCGTGCCTCGAAGGCGAGTTCGTTCCGGTCGAAACTGCGGCGCATCCGCCCGCAAGCCATCACGGGGATCGCGAGCGCCGGCTTCGCGGCCATCATGGTCGGGATCGTGCTGAACGCGGTGGTGTTCCAGAAGGGCCGGCATCCGGCGCCTCTGTTCGGCTCCGTCCCCTCGGTCGCAAGCGCGCCGCATCCAACGATTCTACCGCCGGTTCGCGTGCAGGCTGCCGCGCCACAGCCAAACCTCGCCGACGCGCCGGTTTCGGATGCGGCTGCCCCGTCGCCGCATGCGGTTCCGGCTCCGGTGCGTCAGGTTATTGCGCCCGCCGCGAAACCGAAGGATGGCATCGCGCAATTTCTCCGTGAGAAGCCACAGGCCGATCCTCACGGCACGGCGTCGATCCCGCGTAGCGCGTCGATTCATCCGGGTGCGGCCAAGCCGGCTGTTAACGGCAAATTGGCAGAAACCCACAAGCCGAAGATGCGCCCAGGGCAGCATAATCCAGCCGTGAAGACAGCTGCGGCGAAGCCGAAGGCGACACCAGCCGTCTCGGTCGAAAACTAAATGTCGGAGCGGCTCCGGTCGGATTTTTGGGTCGGCGCTTATATCAGGCGCTGCTCCAGCGAGGGCGTGGTGGCGATGTTGCGGCGGCGCGGAGCCGCAGAGGCAGGCGCCATCATGGTCAAGGTCGACCGGCTGGACGGCACCGCGACGCTTTATGCGCCCGCACCACAGACCGCCTTCGCCGAACGCGGCATCGATCGCTTGTTCGCGCGCGCCCATACGGAGGATGCGATCGCTGTGATCGACGCGGAAATTCGCCTGAAGAGCCAGATCCGCTTCGACCCGGATCTTTGGATCGTCGAAGTCGAGGACCGGACGGGACGCTCGTTCCTCGACCTCGACGAGACCTGAGGCGCGTCGGTTCTCGAGGTTAAGCCGTCCGCCGCGCCTGCGGGACAGGGGTGTCGCGACGGATCGGAGCAGCCTCGAGAGGTCCTTGTTCGATGCGGTTTGTCGCCGCTGCTGTGCTCGGTGCGGTGCGGCGAAGCGGCTCGGTCCCGCTCGCCATCGCGGCGATCAGCCGTCGCGCAGCGTTGGGCGACACGATCTCGACGATCCGGGTGAGCGCGCGCACCTTGCCGACCGACCGGCCGATGCGTGGATCCCCAAGGATGAAGACGCGAGCCGCCATCTCGGGGGAGGCCCCGACAGCCGCCAGAGCCAGC includes:
- the murJ gene encoding murein biosynthesis integral membrane protein MurJ, yielding MYRSLLSVGGLTILSRGTGFLRDVALSAILGAGGVADAFVVAFRLPNHFRAIFGEGAFNSAYVPSYSRVLETEGPERAKTFASQIFTILLASQIVLLVLAMAFTPELVRLLAPGFESDPTKMDHAISMTRITFPYLLCVTLVTLQSGTLNANRRFTAAAFAPVLLNVVMVMFLGVAFLFPNAGIAASVGVTVSGVLQLVMMLVAARRAGVMEKLVRPRWSTDVRRFFRALGPAVIGSAGVQIAIFADTIISSMLPTGGPSSIYYAERIYQLPIGVIGIAAGTVLLPEMSRRLAQGDAGAALHVQNRTMALTLALSAPFFLMFMLMPREIMQGVFQRGQFTAADAAASAAVLAAYGIGLLPIVLIRSAVASFQARGDTTTPMIASLAAVALNLALKLLLYKPLGAVGLATATAVGAWINLLILVTLASLKGTMRLDETLARVAVAVDVGCLALGAFIVLAAPSIEDYARHLTTRGELSLLLIGMPAAALYGVTLLGALWVLQVKLPGLPRRFVKAKA
- a CDS encoding superoxide dismutase; this translates as MAFTLPELPYAHDALAPYMSKETLEFHHDKHHQAYVTNGNNLLKGTEFEDKSVEEVVVGSFGKNAALFNNAGQHYNHIHFWKWMKPNGGGKPPASIAKAIDESFGSYDKFTEAFIQAGTTQFGSGWAWLTVKDGKLEVSKTANGENPLVHGAKPILGVDVWEHSYYIDFRNRRPDYLKAFVENLINWEHVEEMHAAAVK
- a CDS encoding S9 family peptidase; its protein translation is MTSEPPFASAQPPAPAERRSSLTIVHGLELDDPYAWLKASNWQEVLRKPSALPTDIKAMLDRENSYADAVLAPTSDLQTSLIAEMRARIKEDDSDVPVSDGPFDYYVRHRDNGQHEIVCRRPRDTEVDETILLDGDVLAEGHPFFEIGAAQHSPDHRLLAWSADLKGSELFTLQVRDIEAGSDLADRVPQTDGNAVWFADCASFLYVRMDDNHRASSVYRHRLGSSGDVDDLVFHEPDPGWFVSIERLRSGQFAVISVHGHDATENHLVDLSVMGAVSRHLIAAREPGLRYDVDQRHDRLFIRTNADGAEDFKIVEAPLSCDGRADWVDLVPHRAGRLLLHADVYRDHLVRLELENGLPRIVVRTIESGEEHSIHFDEDAYYLGLGDVAEQDTQTIRFSYSSLTTPDEVFDYDMGERRRILRKRRELPSGHDPEQYVSRRVFATAADGETVPVSLLYRKDTPLDGSAPLLLYGYGAYGYAIPAAFGANRLSLVDRGFVFAIAHIRGGTDKGWAWYTKGKLANKPNTFNDFIAAAHHLIEAGYTARGRIVAQGGSAGGMLMGAVANMAPGLFAGIIADVPFVDVLTTMLDADLPLTPPEWLEWGNPILDRTAFDTIRSYSPYDNVAPRPYPPILALGGLTDPRVTYWEPAKWVAKLRATASGGPILLKTNMEAGHGGASGRFDRLEEIALEYAFAMTCVSAAAPTR
- a CDS encoding MucR family transcriptional regulator codes for the protein MFPVTGKPDSGEVLLLAADIISAYVSNNAVQASELPNVISVVHTALRRLGTPDVSTPLQPEVLRPAVSIRRSITPDYLICLEDGKKFKSLKRHLRTHYEMSPEDYRAKWNLPSDYPMVAPAYARERSQLAKEMGLGQQRRLKNR
- a CDS encoding SufE family protein, giving the protein MPSIDDIEQNFAFIDDWEERYRYVIELGRDLDPLPTDAHSEANRVKGCASQVWLETAVGHEGDAPILTFRGDSDAHIVKGLIAITLALYSGRAARDILALDAAEVYARLGLTEHLTPQRSNGVRAMVDRIKRDAAQALGAEAAVHH
- a CDS encoding PAS domain-containing sensor histidine kinase: MTVLLSLLNHIDRLVHPDARASEVERVRHGSFIATRLGLFLAAIVMVPIGLASGHVPTLWDALVLAWLTLPLVAVGYVSRTGRLRQAEVACLITWAGFAVTACFAGGLSLYGAYALLLLIPLEATFGSDPRLVRFALIGTALVGLGLAIAARSGAVADLGADIPVTDAIIVGPALAYCIVLALVASSLQRLRDRLHGLGEQRYKVLSEAIGDLLLRYDRAGGVLMASREAEQLFGIRPRDLLGRGFFERVHVADRPAFLKLFSDAGTFGGNVSARLRLRTSLVDGDAARRDTPVFAWIEVRARRSDTCEQAASPADPSIIAIVRDITAQVQHEQTIQQARAEAERANSWKDGFLANVSHELRTPLNAIIGFSEMLSSEALTPRDPRKQREYAGIITTSGHHLLSVVNSLLDISKIEAGRFDLEPEAFDVADLIRTCSDMIGLKAEQAGVSIAQDTSGFSGAIVADQRACRQIVINLLSNALKFTPRGGQVTITAKPQGTSVLIVVADTGIGIAARDLARLGNAFFQAKSGYDRPYEGTGLGLSVVRGLVGLHGGTIAVESALGEGTRVSVRLPLDCRIVGAGLGAATIETVPRYAKSPVSAVMTDLPKVQKIA
- a CDS encoding DUF1491 family protein, producing MSERLRSDFWVGAYIRRCSSEGVVAMLRRRGAAEAGAIMVKVDRLDGTATLYAPAPQTAFAERGIDRLFARAHTEDAIAVIDAEIRLKSQIRFDPDLWIVEVEDRTGRSFLDLDET